A stretch of DNA from Juglans microcarpa x Juglans regia isolate MS1-56 chromosome 5D, Jm3101_v1.0, whole genome shotgun sequence:
AGCCTAATATCCTTCATGGCAAATGTTTGCTTCaaagaagaaattaagaaagtgatAGCTAGCATGCTATTTCTAGTCATAatgatatcatccacataaataaGAAAGAATAGATGAATGTTGgacttctaaaaaataaaaaatagtagtcAACATTTGATTCAATGAACCCAAGACTCATGAGTGTGCCTGCCAGCTTGTTTAACAAACTCTAGGtgcttgtttaaggccatataTGACCTTATTAAGCTTACAAACATGTTGTGGGAACTGTTTGTTAAGAAAGCCAGTAGGTTGCTTTATGTATACTTCGTCTTTAAGGAATCCATGGAGGAAGGCATTGGATACATCCAATTGTCTTATTGGCTAGTTAAAGTGGACTGCAAGAGCCAATATTGTTCTAATGGTCAAGGCTTTGACTACCAAACTGAACATTTTAGCGAAGTTAACGTCATCCTTCTGCTCAAAACCCTTGGCCACTAATCTTGCATTGAATCTATCCACACTTCCATCAGCCTTTTGCTTTACTTGAAAAACCCACTTGTTCGTGATGATGTTTTTGTTGATTGGTCTAGGACACAGGTCCATATTTGATTGTCCTGAAGTGCTCCAAACTTTTCTTCTATAGCTTGGCACCATTAAGGAGATTTTTCTACTTGTGAGAATTGTGTTGGTACAGTAGGTAGGGAAATGGAATGAAAAACTTGCAGAGGATGCTTGGTAGAGTAGTGCATGTGGTATTCTGAGAAGTCTTTCATTTTTTGAGAGCCATCTTGAGATATGGTAACCATAGTATGTAAAGGTTGGGTAGAGACTTAATTGGATTGAAGAATTGTGTTGTGTGGTTCACTGTCTTCAGTTGCAATGATAGGTGAATTTGAGCTGGTTTCTTGATCATTGGATTCCAATGGTTCATGATTAAGAGAAGTGGGAAAAGGTGAAGCTTCCACATTTGAATCAACCAAAGAAACATTAGAATGAATATGCATTTGTTTGTCCTGAGGTAAAGGACTTACTACCTATGAAGTGCAAGTTGCTGGAGGGCCAGTATCTTTTGCAGACGGAAATGCTTGAGAGGAGGTCCAATCTTGAGCTGGAGATGTGTGTTCATCAAAAACATGTGCTCACGATTATTTTGCGAGACACAGGATTAATACATCTATAACCTCTGTAATTTGAAACATAGCCAAGAGAAATGCAACTTTTGGATCTGTAAAACAACTTGTTCTGATTGTAAGGATGAGTAAGAGGAAAACATGAACACCCAAAGACTTTAAGAAGACTGTAGTCagattttttttgaagtaacttggcatatttggattgattttgCAATACTGTTGTGAGTAACCTATTAATGAGGTAGACAGTAGTGTTAAAGGCATCAACCCAATATTTTGAGGGGAGTTTTGAATGAGCTAGGAGAGCCAACCCACACACAACTATAtgtctttgttttctttctcctaAGCCATTTTGTTGAAGAGTATGAGACATGATAACCATCTCATGATGCCATTAGATTCAAGGAATTTAGTGAACTGATTTGAAGTGAGTTTACCTCCTCCGTCTGATTGGAATGTTTTAATTTTGGTGGCTAGCACATTTTTAGCCATACATTTGAATTTAATGAAGCATTCAAATGTTTTAGCTTTTGAGTGCAAGTGGTATATCCAAGTGAATTGAGAGAAATTGTCTATGAATGTCACATAGTATTTGCAGCCATTATTAGAAATAATAGGTGAACTCCAAAGATCAGAATGTATCATTTCAAGAGATGCGGAGGTTACATTATCTAATTCAAAAAATGGAAGGGAATTTAGCCTTGACTAGTCGACAAGATTCATAAAAAGAATTGTGTTGACCAGACTAAGTAACAAGAAGTTGAGCAAGACTCTTTATTCTATCAAAAACAAGGGAAGAGAGATGTCCTAATCTTTTATGCCAAGTGGCTGAATTTGTTGTGAATCCAATGAAAGCTTTGATTTTCTTGACTTTGTTTATTGACTTGGATAGGTAGATTAGATAGAGTCAATCATTAATTTGTCCTTATAAAAGAATTTGGCCGTGCATTTGTCATTCACAGAATAGAAGGAGTCGGTCAAAAGGAACCAACAAGAGTTGCCAGCACAAAATCTTTAGATGGATAATAAATTTGCAGCAGTAGAAGGACAATGAAGGATGCTATtcaatttaaatgatttattagagTTATGAAGCACAGTGGAACCTCTATTGGCAATAGACAAACCTGTACCATTACTTACTACCACCTTTTCATCACCTTTGTATGGTTCTTGAAGTGACAAGTTTTCCAAAGCAGTTGTTAAATGGTTGTTGGCATCGCTATCTGCATACCAAGGCTATTCTTGCATTTCTTCTGTTGCACAATTGGTTTTAGCTGCCATGGTAGCAAGCTGAGCTGGTGGATGTTTGCCTTGATAGGAAAAATTCATATGTTGATAGCAATCCAAGGCTTGATGACAAGCTTTTCCATAAATTTGGGAGGGGCATGATTGGTTGAATCACACGAAAGGGATTCTTGGAGAAGTTGTTGCTGTCTGACTTTTTTGGTTGTGTTTAAAGTGATTTTTGTTCGTCCTGAAGGCTTCTGTTTGTAATGAGAACTAGAAAGGTACCTGAGTCAGTGTTGAAAGGTTGTTGATTTCCCAGTAGAGCCTCGAAGTTGAGAAGTTGCACttgaaaatgttgaaatgagatgaagaaCTCTCGGGTGGCAAAGttgaatgatgttatgaatgctATGTATGTAGGATTGAGTCCACCAACAATGTAGGAGATTAGATCATCATCTTCTACTGGCTTTCCCACAACCTTTAGTTGATGAGACCAAGATATTCAGAACAGGTCCGAGAACCTTGCTGCAATGTTTGAAGTTGGCATTTTAGGTAAACAACTCTAGATCTTGATTGAGATGCAAACCTAGAAGCCAAATATGTCCACACTTGTTTTGAAGTGTTCAATCCATAGGAGGACAAAATACTGTCAGAAAGTGTGGTAGTAAACCAGCCAAGGAGTTACTGGTCTTTCTTTTGCCACATAGTGTAATCTAAGTTGATTACAATGgttatttttccaaattcatCAAAAAGGAATTAGGATGGGCATGGTTCTGAGCCATCAACAACACGATCAGAGGAATGGGCAGGAACTGTGATACCCAGTTCAAATAATTTGATCCATCCAATTTGGTGGAAATGTGGTGTGTAATGCTAAGTTAGGTGAAGGTGGTTGTGGTAAAGAGGATTCCATATTCAAAGCACGATCAGAGGAACTATCCTAGGacagctctgataccaagaaGAATACAAAGCACACGATGAATATTTTAGTCTCTGCACAACAGAACTAGTATTGCATTGATTCTAATTTATACAAAGTGCAGTGTAcaagaataaagaaatataaaatcaagagaATAACTAcgaatatttatttatcatgtACAACTAGATACAAATCTAAGTATTAATGCAGCAAATCAATTGTTGGATATTTCCTTGTGAGTCTTGATCGGCAGTGAGGTCCTTTGATTCAGGGATGCTGTGATCTTGTTGCCatagttggagttggagtgtTGATTTGCATATCTGTTAACTGTGGCtccaccaaaattaaattaaaactaagtttaggagaaataataaatatattaatatagattccaaatttttttattatgcgTTTTAGACgtcttaatataaaattaaaaatgaaaatataagaaaagtcATATAAGGTTGATGATTTCTATGAAAATAGTTTAGAAGGTTTATCTTTTAGACTTCATTGAGAAAgaacaaatttatttaaggtctcaattgtagcattatatacTTCATttgatacaaaaatatttagattttacatGATACTTGGTAAATTCTACCTTACATACTAGATgaatgaaagatgacattctaaaagatcagttgatagtttctatgaaaaaaataagttttaaatattttattacaaaaataataatagatgaatATCATTTGATGAACATTGCTGTCAGATAtctgaaataaatattaagttgtgtttagaattttatttctacatgaTGTATGTAGTAAATTATTGGCCTTGTGATTTTTtgtgaaataaatattaagatttgtctctttttattttacataaacttATTATACGGTAGAAAAGTTGGCtccctaaaaaaaatattctcgaATAAAATAGCTTGGGAACAacaattttgaataaaatagccttggaatttgaatttgttctCAAATTTTGATAGaggatataaaaattaaatgatgttCAGGGATGCATGTAAAGTTAAAGTTATGATCCTAGCTATTAAATATGTTGTGTGTATGGTTAATTTGcaaatctaatattattttttaacattacggtagaatttataattataatcatGATGTAGATTTTTTAATGTGAAGTGCTTAAGCCTGTCATCattataccaaaaataaaagaaaaactgaatTGAGTATATAAAGAAGTATGACTAAAAGAAACATTTTGCATTAaaggttacaaatatttttttttttggagttcgATATACATTGTCTTGTTTACAATTTATTGTTGTTCATGGATTCATGTAAGTTTAATGCTTATTCCTAATAATTATGTCCTATATATGGTTTACAAAtctaatatttcttatatattggGGTGGCAATTACAATATtcatcaacttttaaatttgttaattCTCAAAAAcaagttcttttttattttttttataacagttAATGGACAGTATCAATCGCCGGATtagaatatattaattaagcatATATTTTCCGTTGATCCAAATTTAAAacagatattttatatataattacttttatgtatttcttatatattttattaatgtgatttgtTACATATTTTGTAAGGATCTTACTCCGATGCATTTAggtatataattttatgagcTATTATAATTTGTTAAGTAATGCCTATTTCGTTTGGATGATTAATtcatctaaatttttttcaatttattattataatttttttaaattttaacataaaatataataaataatttattttttttaaattttaaaataataataatattaaaaaataatattttatcatctcaacttaattcgTTTTAACACTAAAAACACAAAAGAGCTCAACAAGAATTTAAAACGTTCTAATGGGAACGCACAGAGAGTCATAAAAGCATTGAATGGTCCCAACCACGATCTGACACCCTCCTCCTGCGTCACACGTACATTTGGCCCTTTGGACCCCTTCGGTACAGAAACACTCTAacctaattcattttattttattttattaaatttttatataaaatataataaataatttttttaaatttataaataataataattttaaaataatattttaataatattttattcatttaatataaaatcatttcaattgaTCTGAATATTTAAATGAAGTCTTGACTTCTCTTCACAAAATTTATCAATAATGATAGACTTATTAATTCTTATCactcatatattatttttttaattttttatttaatggttaagaaaataattattaataaattatatatatttttaattttttaataattaagactgttaaaaaaatatttaaaataattaaaatttcaaatacaatgAAGCTTGCTAAATATAAACGATTTAATAcaacatttatataatttttttattataaaataataaaaaaatatttaaaagaagaataaaatcctctatcttataaaaattatttatatttttaatttctattattttattaaataaataacttaaatttaatattgatataCGATTTAGTACAGAAAATCActtataagaagaaaaatgtcAAGTTGCCTCCTTCTCATTTTTATTgctggtatattttttttatttttttaatagttaagaaaaagattatttatagattttttataaaaatatttagaaatatatataaaatatatatataattgtacgGGCAAAATTATAGAGCTGAGCAAGCTGCTAAGCACGCTTGTAAAACAGAtagcaataaaattaaaaaaaaaaattagaattgagatgaattataaataataataaaataaattataaataataataaaatttaatgattaaaattaataaataataataaaataagatgagatagatCGTAAATTCAAATCGAAATTAAAACCACCCCCATTTGCACCTGGTAGCATTACTCCTCTAGAGTCTATATAAACAACACACCTGTGTAACCAAAACTCACTCACTCGAGCATTCAAAATCTCTACGAGCTTCATCACCTCTCTCTAAAATTCCCCTCCTTTGAGTGACTTAACCGTCGACAATATGGCTGGCTCCTTGGTCCTTAAGCTCTCAGGCATGGTGCTTCTGTGCATGGTGGTGGCTGCACCCGTTGCAGAGGCGGTCATAACATGTGGGCAGGTGGCTAGCAGCGTGTCGAGTTGCCTTGGGTACCTCACGGGTAAGGTTGGTACAGTCCCTCCAAGCTGCTGCAATGGGGTCAGGAGCCTCAACAAAGCGGCCGCTACCACACCTGACCGCCAGGCCGCCTGTGAGTGCCTGAAAAAGACCGCTAGTTCCATCCCCGGACTCAACCCTGGTCTTACTGCTGGCCTCCCTGGCAAATGTGGTGTCAGCATCCCTTACAAGATCAGCACCTCCACGAACTGCAAAACGTAAGCCGCCTTGCAAATGTTGTGAATCTAACATTTTGTTTAACTAAATTGTTAATCCGATCGGTATCCCTAATAATGGGCCTTTTTAATCTTTCGCTATGACAGTGTATGCTGTCGCAGTGCAGTACTAACTGTTTTTAATTACCTCCCACTTAGAAATTGAAAGACAGAGGACTGATCCACAAGAACATCATGTCTACAGTTTACTGATGTTTAGTTTTGTTTCTTTGgttgtttgtttttgtgttgCAGTGTGAAATGAGGCCGATGGAGAAGAAATTTTTCAGCCACAGGATATAACTAAAGTAGCTAGCTAACTAGCTTGggataaataaaagaaagggtGTTTGGACCATGTGAGGCTCCTCATGAGGGAGCCTCGTATTTATATATGTACGAGTCCTGTTGCTGTTTGTATCGATTACGGACGCTACGTGCTACTTCATTTtctgtaataaataaatatatatctatgtatTAAACAAGATCCTGTGTCTACATCTTGCTTTCTTATTTCTCtctgttttatttctttttatttgtcatcgCTCGATCAAAATAACtatgagttattttgttgatc
This window harbors:
- the LOC121264642 gene encoding non-specific lipid-transfer protein 1-like isoform X2; its protein translation is MAGSLVLKLSGMVLLCMVVAAPVAEAVITCGQVASSVSSCLGYLTGKVGTVPPSCCNGVRSLNKAAATTPDRQAACECLKKTASSIPGLNPGLTAGLPGKCGVSIPYKISTSTNCKTVK
- the LOC121264642 gene encoding non-specific lipid-transfer protein 1-like isoform X1, with amino-acid sequence MAGSLVLKLSGMVLLCMVVAAPVAEAVITCGQVASSVSSCLGYLTGKVGTVPPSCCNGVRSLNKAAATTPDRQAACECLKKTASSIPGLNPGLTAGLPGKCGVSIPYKISTSTNCKTVK